The DNA window GTCGGAAGTCGAACTCGGCGCGCGACTGGTCGTAGACAGCGCCTCCGAGCACGTCCGCCGGCATCAGATCGCTGGTGAACTGCACCCGGCGGAACTCGAGCCCGACCGAACGCGCGAGCGCTCGCGCCAGGGTCGTCTTGCCCACCCCCGGCACGTCTTCGAGGAGCACGTGGCCGCCGGCGATCAACGCGACGACGGCGAGCTCCACCTCTCGCTCCTTGCCCTCGAGGACCCGACCCACGTTCTCGACGATGGCGCGGGCGAGGGCGGTGGCCATCGGGACCGGAGCCCCAGGGCTCTGCCCGAGGACCTCGGCTTCAGCGGTGACGGTCACGGCGGAAACTTAGGGCTCAGTTCCACCGGCGTCGAGCGGGATGGCGACGCAGAGGATGGTGCCGGCGCCCGGGAAGCTGTCGGCCCAGGCCTCCCCGCCGTGGGAGCGGACCAGCCCGCGCGCGAGGGACAAGGCCATGCCGAGCCCCCCCACGCGTCGCCCGGCGGGCTCCGTGATCTCCTGGAACGCCTCGAAGATGCGCTCGACCTCCTCGGGAGGGATGGCGCCGAGCGCGTCGTGGATCTCCACCCGGAGGTGCCGCTCGGGCCCTGGCGGACCGTACGCCACTCGCGCGCGCAGGCGGATCCGCGTGTTGGAGAGCGCGGACGCGGAGTGGCGGAAGAGCGCCACGACGGCCTGGACGATGCGCCGCTGATCCACGTGGACCGGCGGGAGCCCTGGCTGCAGCTCGGCGACGATCTCGACCTCCTGCCCCTGGACGAGCGTCTTCGCGCGCGTCACCGCCTCGGTGAGGATCTCGACCGACGGCGTCCAGACCCGCCGCAGCTCGAGCAGCCCCGCCTCGAGCCGGGCGAGATCGAGGATGTCCGTCAGCAGGGTGATCAGCTCCTCCGCGCTGCGCCGGACCATGGTGACGCTCTCGCGCTGGCCTTCGGTGAGCTCGCCCTCCATCCCGTGCTCGAGGATCTGCGCGAACCCGACGATCGAGTTGAGCGGGCTCCGGAGCTCGTGACTCATCGCGGCCATGAAGCGCGTGCGCAGCTCGCGCGCGTCGGAGATCTGGTCTCTCGCGCGGGCGTCGGAGCGCGCGTCGGCCTCGAGCTGCGTGGCGCGCGCGGCCAGCTCCGCGTCGAGCGCTCGAAGGCTGGGATCGCGGAGCAGCGGCACCACCGGGCGGATGAGCCCGTCCGGCCGCACCTCGATGCGGTCGAGGAAGTCGGCGTAGGTCCCCGCCTCGCGGTCGTTTCGGCGGGCGCGACGGAAGGCGAAGGCGGCGAGACCCAGCGCGAGGGCCACGGGCGCGGCGGCGAACCAGGCGCCGACCACGGAGGCGCAGACGAGACCGAGACCGGCGAGCGGCGCGAACGCGGCCAGCGCGGCCGGTCCGGCTTCGGCGTCGTCCGGCTGCTCGCGGGCCCAGGCTCGCTCGACGGGGACGGCGCCGAGGAGCACCACGCCGAGCGTCAGCAGCGGCGCGTCGGCCGTCCCGAGCCAGAACCGCGGCAGCAGGAAGAGCGCCGTCGCGACGGGGGGCACGAGCGCGGCCCGGAGCGCCGCGTGCCGGCCGCCCGTGAGGAGCGCGCGGAGCGCCCAGACACCGCCGAGCACCTGCACCGCCGCGAGGAGCAGCGCCGCGTTGACCGGCGGCATCTTGATCTCGAGCGCGAGCGCGAGCGCGGCCAGCGCGAGGGCCTCGGCCGTCGCGGTGAGGACCACCCGCAGCGCGGTTCGACCGAGCGTCCCCATCAGTCGGCCTGCCGCGGGAGGATCACGTGGAACGCGGAGCCCTCCCCGAGCCGGGTCTCCACATCGATGCGTCCCCCGTGCCACTCGACCAGATCGCGGGTGAGCGCGAGCCCGAGGCCCGTGCCGCCCCGTCGCGACTCTCGCGAGCCCGCCTGGGAGAATTCCTCGAACAGTCGGGGGATGTCCGTCTCGGGGATGCCCGGTCCGGAGTCGCGCACGGTCAGCCGCACCCCGTCCTCGTGCGGCGCCGCCTCCAGGGCGATGAAGCCCTCGCGGGTCGCGCGGATCGCGTTGGTCCCGAGGTTGATGAGCACCTGCCGGAGCCGACGACCATCCGCGTAGGGCGACGGCGTCGTCGGGTCGACCTCGCACCGCATCTCCACCACGCCCTGCGGGAGCTGGCCTTCGAGCAGACGCGCCACCTCGCGGACGAGCGCGCCGATGTCGATGGGCTCGAGCAGCTGGGGCGTCTCCTGGCTCGGCACCCACTCGGACAGCACCGCCTCGACGAGCTCCTGGAGATAGACGCCGGCCGAGCGGATCGCCTCCACGTCCTCGCGCTGCGTCTCGTCGAGAGGCCCGTCCACCCCCTGGAGCAGCACCTCGGTGAACCCGAGGATCGCGTTCAGCGGCGTCTTGAGCTCGTGCCGCACCGCGGCGACGAACTCCTCGCGGAACCTCCCCGCCGTCTCCGCCTCGAGGCGCATCCGATGCCGCGCCTCGGCCGCGCCCTCGATCCGCTCCTCGAGCGAACGGAGCGCGGCCGCGAGGCGGGCGGACTCTGCCCGGCGCGGTTTGGCCAGAAGCAGCGCGAACGTCGACACGACCCCGAGCGCGATCCCCGTCCCCCAATCGGCGCCGGCGGCCTGAGCCACGCCGAGGGCTCCGACACAGACGACCGCGGCGGCGGCGAGACGGAACGGTGCAGACACGGCGGCACGGTACACTGCGCCATGGCGTCCGGCATGCCCCGTCCTCGACGGCTTTGGCTGGTAG is part of the Sandaracinaceae bacterium genome and encodes:
- a CDS encoding histidine kinase dimerization/phospho-acceptor domain-containing protein: MGTLGRTALRVVLTATAEALALAALALALEIKMPPVNAALLLAAVQVLGGVWALRALLTGGRHAALRAALVPPVATALFLLPRFWLGTADAPLLTLGVVLLGAVPVERAWAREQPDDAEAGPAALAAFAPLAGLGLVCASVVGAWFAAAPVALALGLAAFAFRRARRNDREAGTYADFLDRIEVRPDGLIRPVVPLLRDPSLRALDAELAARATQLEADARSDARARDQISDARELRTRFMAAMSHELRSPLNSIVGFAQILEHGMEGELTEGQRESVTMVRRSAEELITLLTDILDLARLEAGLLELRRVWTPSVEILTEAVTRAKTLVQGQEVEIVAELQPGLPPVHVDQRRIVQAVVALFRHSASALSNTRIRLRARVAYGPPGPERHLRVEIHDALGAIPPEEVERIFEAFQEITEPAGRRVGGLGMALSLARGLVRSHGGEAWADSFPGAGTILCVAIPLDAGGTEP
- a CDS encoding HAMP domain-containing sensor histidine kinase translates to MSAPFRLAAAAVVCVGALGVAQAAGADWGTGIALGVVSTFALLLAKPRRAESARLAAALRSLEERIEGAAEARHRMRLEAETAGRFREEFVAAVRHELKTPLNAILGFTEVLLQGVDGPLDETQREDVEAIRSAGVYLQELVEAVLSEWVPSQETPQLLEPIDIGALVREVARLLEGQLPQGVVEMRCEVDPTTPSPYADGRRLRQVLINLGTNAIRATREGFIALEAAPHEDGVRLTVRDSGPGIPETDIPRLFEEFSQAGSRESRRGGTGLGLALTRDLVEWHGGRIDVETRLGEGSAFHVILPRQAD